In Niveispirillum cyanobacteriorum, the following proteins share a genomic window:
- a CDS encoding metallopeptidase family protein — MTSLRRFTTAPTLAEMEIIAARAADSIPDALRTHVRNVLIRVEDFPDEETEREMGLESPFDLLGLYRGVGMPWQSVTQPRLEPDLIFLYRRPILDYWCETGEDLDHLVRHVLIHEIGHHFGFSDADMEALEAETE, encoded by the coding sequence ATGACGTCGCTTCGCCGCTTCACCACCGCCCCGACCCTGGCAGAGATGGAAATCATCGCCGCCCGCGCCGCCGACAGCATTCCCGATGCGCTGCGTACCCATGTGCGCAATGTCCTGATCCGGGTGGAGGATTTTCCGGACGAGGAGACGGAACGGGAAATGGGCCTGGAAAGCCCGTTCGACCTGCTGGGCCTTTACCGTGGTGTGGGCATGCCCTGGCAGAGCGTGACCCAGCCGCGCCTGGAGCCGGACCTGATCTTTCTCTATCGCCGGCCCATCCTGGATTACTGGTGCGAGACGGGGGAGGATCTGGACCATCTGGTCCGCCATGTCCTGATCCATGAGATCGGGCATCATTTCGGCTTCAGCGACGCCGATATGGAGGCACTGGAGGCGGAGACCGAGTAA
- a CDS encoding 5'-methylthioadenosine/S-adenosylhomocysteine nucleosidase produces the protein MIRLIPALLAFLLLLAPARAELLDATPRTAVMSAFAPELVTLLASTKDKKVISVHGVDFTLGTLAGRPVVLVLSGVSMVNAAMTTQMLLDRFKVDALLFSGIAGGLDPHLHIGDVAVPRRWGQYLESHFVREGADGTLKPVPWASLPYPAYGVIQPSNAYVRVPGKAEPIRKFWFEADAGLMALAEKAVAGVKLDKCAANKTCLETSPKIVMGGDGVSGPAFMDNAGWRAYLNGTIGAKVVDMESAAVALVAEQNGVPYIIFRSVSDLAGADPDENRIPTFMALASSNAAKLVTAMLAVMPITAPPAP, from the coding sequence ATGATCCGGCTGATCCCCGCCCTTCTGGCTTTCCTGCTGCTGCTGGCGCCAGCACGGGCAGAATTGCTGGACGCGACACCGCGCACGGCGGTGATGTCGGCCTTCGCGCCAGAACTTGTCACCCTGCTGGCCAGTACCAAGGATAAGAAGGTGATCTCTGTGCATGGCGTGGATTTCACGCTGGGCACATTGGCAGGACGCCCAGTGGTGCTGGTCCTGTCGGGCGTCAGCATGGTGAATGCCGCCATGACAACGCAGATGCTGCTTGACCGGTTCAAGGTCGACGCCTTGCTGTTCAGCGGCATTGCCGGCGGTCTTGACCCGCATCTGCATATTGGTGACGTGGCCGTGCCCCGCCGCTGGGGCCAATATTTGGAAAGTCATTTCGTACGCGAAGGCGCGGACGGAACCCTGAAGCCCGTGCCCTGGGCCAGCCTGCCTTATCCCGCCTATGGCGTGATCCAGCCCTCCAACGCCTATGTCCGCGTACCTGGAAAGGCCGAACCAATCCGTAAATTCTGGTTCGAGGCGGATGCCGGTCTGATGGCCTTGGCCGAAAAGGCGGTGGCCGGGGTGAAGTTGGACAAGTGCGCTGCAAACAAGACCTGCCTTGAGACAAGTCCCAAGATTGTCATGGGTGGGGACGGGGTGTCGGGCCCCGCCTTCATGGACAATGCCGGCTGGCGCGCCTATCTGAACGGCACCATCGGGGCCAAGGTGGTGGATATGGAAAGTGCCGCCGTGGCGCTGGTCGCTGAACAGAATGGCGTGCCCTACATCATCTTCCGGTCCGTGTCCGATCTGGCCGGCGCCGACCCGGATGAAAACCGCATCCCAACATTCATGGCTTTGGCCTCCAGCAACGCTGCCAAGCTGGTGACGGCGATGCTGGCGGTTATGCCAATCACCGCGCCGCCTGCTCCATGA
- the dnaQ gene encoding DNA polymerase III subunit epsilon, protein MREIVLDTETTGIDPLNGDRIVEIGCVELFNHIATGQHYHAYLNPERDMPAEAEAVHGLSSSFLSDKPVFPAVVGDFLDFIGDAQLVIHNATFDIGFLNMELVRIGMPKLTNPVVDTVKIARKRFPGAPASLDALCRRFEIDNSNRTLHGALLDSQLLAEVYLELMGGRQPDLVLAGGPAAVQTGLDAGPARVVRTTRPPRPHAPLPDELTAHEAFVKGIKNAAWLAS, encoded by the coding sequence ATGCGCGAGATCGTTCTCGACACCGAAACCACGGGCATCGACCCGCTGAACGGCGACCGCATCGTTGAAATCGGCTGTGTGGAGTTATTTAACCACATCGCCACGGGACAGCATTACCACGCCTATCTGAACCCCGAGCGCGACATGCCGGCAGAGGCTGAGGCGGTGCACGGCCTGTCATCCTCTTTCCTGTCTGACAAACCGGTCTTTCCCGCCGTTGTCGGGGATTTCCTGGATTTCATCGGCGATGCGCAGCTGGTGATCCATAATGCCACGTTCGATATCGGCTTCCTGAACATGGAATTGGTGCGGATCGGCATGCCGAAGCTGACCAATCCGGTCGTCGATACCGTCAAGATCGCGCGCAAGCGCTTCCCCGGCGCGCCGGCCAGCCTGGACGCGCTTTGCCGCCGGTTTGAAATCGACAATTCCAACCGGACCCTGCATGGCGCGCTACTGGACAGCCAGTTGCTGGCCGAGGTCTATCTGGAACTGATGGGCGGTCGTCAGCCCGATCTGGTGCTGGCCGGGGGTCCCGCAGCGGTCCAGACGGGGCTGGATGCCGGCCCTGCCCGGGTTGTCCGCACCACCCGCCCGCCGCGCCCGCATGCACCTTTGCCCGATGAACTGACGGCACATGAAGCCTTTGTGAAGGGGATAAAAAACGCCGCCTGGCTGGCGTCGTGA
- a CDS encoding DUF885 domain-containing protein encodes MRHRLSRRQFLAGSAGLALVATTPLLAVAQGLPGPLSLTDAAKPKNRGDAAALHAFFAEVYEADLSLSPETQTQRGRKTGYDRWDDGRDAFADASIARTRQALDLLRQGWDAGQLGATDRLNFRLFEAQCEAEIEAHRWRNHRYPINHLYGRHSGIPSFLANQHRIDDVADARAYLARLNGVSAVIQNVIRRGEDAAARGVAPPKFSLAKMRPDIRSVITGAPFDQGPDSALYADFKKKVGALTIAQGEKDKLVAEAARILTTKVKPAYEALDAAVAKLEAAATHDDGVWKLPDGDAYYRFCVKNSTTTDMSPDQIHELGLKHVALLQKDMQGIMRQVEFHGSLPEFFEHLRNDPKFYFSGDDAGRAAYLAHCEKLIADYTKRLDEWFITKPKAPVIVKRVEPYREKSAPPAFYNPPSPDGSRPGIFYANLANMREMAKWQADAIVYHEAIPGHHMQIAISQELGDVPDFRRYSFFGAYIEGWGLYAERLPKEYGFYQDPYADFGRLTTQVWRAVRLVVDSGIHAKRWTREQAIDYFVTNTPLNREQVIREIDRYIVNPGQATSYYVGMLKILDLRDQAKQALGAKFDLRAFHDLVLRTGAVPLDVLGEQVEAWIKKA; translated from the coding sequence ATGCGTCACCGCCTTTCCCGTCGTCAGTTTCTGGCCGGTTCGGCCGGTCTGGCGCTTGTTGCTACCACCCCGCTGCTCGCCGTCGCGCAGGGCCTGCCCGGTCCCTTGTCGCTGACGGATGCGGCCAAACCGAAGAACAGGGGTGATGCCGCTGCCCTCCACGCGTTCTTTGCAGAGGTGTATGAGGCCGACCTGTCCCTGTCGCCGGAAACCCAGACGCAGCGCGGTCGCAAGACCGGCTATGACCGCTGGGACGACGGCAGAGATGCCTTTGCCGACGCTTCTATCGCCCGCACCCGTCAGGCGCTGGATCTGTTGCGCCAGGGTTGGGATGCCGGCCAGCTGGGCGCCACCGACCGGTTGAATTTCCGCCTGTTCGAGGCGCAGTGCGAGGCGGAGATTGAGGCGCATCGCTGGCGCAATCACCGCTATCCGATCAACCATCTCTATGGCCGTCACTCCGGCATCCCCAGCTTCCTGGCCAATCAGCACCGGATTGACGATGTCGCCGATGCGCGGGCCTATCTGGCCCGTCTGAACGGCGTGTCCGCCGTCATCCAGAATGTCATCCGGCGCGGGGAAGATGCCGCCGCGCGCGGCGTGGCGCCGCCCAAATTCTCGCTGGCCAAGATGCGGCCCGATATCCGCTCCGTCATCACTGGCGCCCCGTTCGATCAGGGCCCGGACAGCGCGCTTTATGCCGATTTCAAGAAGAAGGTCGGCGCCCTTACCATTGCGCAGGGTGAGAAGGATAAGCTGGTGGCGGAGGCCGCTCGTATCCTGACCACCAAGGTCAAGCCCGCCTATGAGGCGCTGGACGCCGCCGTGGCCAAGCTGGAGGCGGCGGCCACTCATGATGACGGTGTCTGGAAGCTGCCGGATGGCGATGCCTATTACCGGTTCTGCGTGAAGAACAGCACCACCACTGACATGAGCCCGGATCAGATCCACGAACTGGGTCTGAAGCATGTGGCGCTGCTGCAAAAGGACATGCAGGGCATCATGCGTCAGGTGGAATTCCACGGCAGCCTGCCGGAATTCTTCGAACATCTGCGCAATGATCCGAAATTCTATTTCAGTGGCGACGATGCCGGTCGCGCCGCCTATCTGGCCCATTGCGAGAAGCTGATCGCGGATTACACCAAGCGCCTGGACGAATGGTTCATCACCAAGCCCAAGGCGCCGGTCATCGTGAAGCGGGTGGAGCCCTATCGGGAAAAATCGGCCCCGCCGGCCTTCTATAACCCGCCCTCGCCCGATGGATCGCGGCCCGGCATCTTCTACGCCAACCTTGCCAATATGCGGGAAATGGCGAAATGGCAGGCCGATGCCATCGTCTATCACGAGGCGATCCCCGGCCATCACATGCAGATCGCCATTTCCCAGGAACTGGGTGATGTGCCGGATTTCCGGCGCTACAGCTTCTTTGGCGCCTATATCGAGGGCTGGGGCCTGTATGCCGAACGCCTGCCCAAGGAATATGGCTTCTACCAGGACCCCTATGCTGATTTCGGTCGCCTGACGACACAGGTCTGGCGGGCGGTGCGGCTGGTCGTGGATAGCGGCATCCATGCCAAGCGCTGGACCCGTGAACAGGCCATCGATTATTTCGTGACCAACACGCCGCTGAACCGGGAGCAGGTGATCCGCGAGATCGACCGCTACATCGTTAATCCCGGTCAGGCCACCAGCTACTATGTCGGCATGCTGAAGATCCTGGACCTGCGCGATCAGGCGAAACAGGCGCTGGGGGCGAAGTTCGACCTGCGCGCCTTCCATGATCTGGTGCTGCGCACCGGGGCGGTACCGCTGGATGTGCTGGGTGAACAGGTTGAGGCTTGGATCAAGAAAGCCTGA
- a CDS encoding PaaI family thioesterase, with the protein MTRRSRTYDWDARPLDPALLTHLPGIEIIRMIARGDLPAPSMAATLGMGLLLGEVEEGRVVFEGEPGDHVLNPLGTVHGGFAATLLDSAMGCAVHTILPAGAGYGTVDLKVSFLRPILRDAGMVRVEGKVINAGRTLMLAEGRVVGRDDGKLYAHGTCTCFVQAGK; encoded by the coding sequence ATGACCCGCCGCAGCCGCACCTATGACTGGGATGCTCGCCCGCTGGACCCCGCCCTGCTGACCCACCTGCCAGGGATCGAGATTATCCGGATGATTGCGCGTGGCGACCTGCCGGCACCCAGCATGGCTGCGACCCTGGGCATGGGCCTGCTATTGGGCGAGGTGGAGGAAGGCCGTGTGGTGTTTGAAGGGGAACCGGGCGACCATGTGCTGAACCCGTTGGGCACCGTCCATGGTGGCTTCGCGGCCACGCTGCTGGACAGTGCCATGGGCTGTGCGGTCCATACCATACTTCCCGCCGGGGCTGGATACGGCACCGTAGACCTGAAAGTGAGCTTCCTGCGCCCCATCCTGCGTGATGCCGGCATGGTGCGGGTGGAGGGCAAAGTGATCAATGCCGGTCGCACCCTGATGCTGGCGGAGGGCCGGGTGGTGGGCCGTGACGATGGTAAGCTATATGCCCACGGCACCTGCACCTGCTTCGTCCAAGCCGGAAAATAG
- a CDS encoding shikimate dehydrogenase: MLTGKGLIAGVMGWPVGHSRSPLLHGFWLRHYGIDGAYVPLAVPPDRTEQAIRALPAMGFQGCNVTIPHKEVAFRIVDRLDSNARRIGAVNTIIVAEDGTLEGANTDAFGFWENLVATAPATWSVTRGPSVVLGAGGAARAVVVALLDAGAPEIRLLNRTQARAAEIAADLGDPRIMVGAWDGRDVALDGAVLLVNSTSQGMNGYPPLEIDLSALPTDALVTDIVYVPLVTPLLAAAAARGNPVVDGLGMLLHQARPGFHAWFGTDPQVTDDLRRFVLDPR, from the coding sequence ATGTTGACAGGCAAGGGGCTGATCGCCGGTGTCATGGGCTGGCCCGTTGGTCATTCGCGCAGCCCGCTGCTGCACGGGTTCTGGCTACGCCATTACGGGATCGACGGCGCCTATGTGCCGCTGGCGGTGCCGCCGGACCGGACAGAACAGGCCATCAGGGCGTTACCGGCGATGGGGTTCCAGGGCTGCAACGTCACCATCCCGCACAAGGAGGTGGCTTTCCGTATTGTTGACCGGCTGGACAGCAACGCCCGGCGCATCGGCGCCGTCAATACCATCATCGTTGCCGAGGATGGCACCCTGGAAGGTGCGAACACGGATGCTTTCGGCTTTTGGGAAAACCTGGTGGCCACCGCACCGGCCACCTGGTCCGTCACACGCGGTCCGTCGGTGGTGCTGGGGGCCGGAGGTGCGGCGCGGGCCGTCGTAGTGGCGCTGTTGGATGCTGGTGCCCCCGAAATCCGGCTGTTGAACCGTACCCAGGCACGGGCCGCCGAAATCGCGGCCGATCTGGGTGATCCGCGCATCATGGTTGGGGCTTGGGATGGGCGCGATGTGGCACTGGATGGTGCCGTGCTGCTGGTCAATTCCACCAGCCAGGGCATGAATGGCTATCCGCCCCTGGAGATCGACCTGTCCGCCCTGCCGACCGATGCCCTGGTCACTGATATCGTCTATGTCCCGTTGGTGACGCCCTTATTGGCCGCCGCCGCTGCGCGGGGAAATCCCGTCGTGGATGGGCTGGGCATGTTGCTGCATCAGGCCCGGCCTGGCTTTCACGCCTGGTTTGGCACTGATCCTCAGGTGACGGACGATCTGAGGCGCTTCGTACTGGACCCGCGATGA
- a CDS encoding 4a-hydroxytetrahydrobiopterin dehydratase: MTQAQTGRPPKLDNDAVTASLGSLPGWTLRADQAAIVKTFRFKDFNEAFGFMTRVAILADKIDHHPEWFNVYNRVDVTLNTHDVGGISRLDIEMATFMEQAAR; the protein is encoded by the coding sequence ATGACGCAAGCCCAAACCGGCCGCCCGCCGAAACTGGACAATGATGCCGTGACGGCGTCTCTGGGGTCCCTGCCCGGCTGGACCCTGCGTGCCGATCAGGCCGCCATCGTGAAGACCTTCCGTTTCAAGGACTTCAACGAAGCGTTCGGCTTCATGACGCGCGTCGCCATCCTGGCCGACAAGATCGACCACCATCCCGAATGGTTCAATGTCTATAACCGCGTCGACGTCACGCTGAACACCCACGATGTCGGGGGTATCAGCCGCCTGGACATTGAGATGGCAACCTTCATGGAGCAGGCGGCGCGGTGA
- a CDS encoding ribbon-helix-helix domain-containing protein, whose amino-acid sequence MPPRSKRFSGEDLPDGSSTLVIRNVVVLGKRTSLRMEPEMWDALSDVAAREGHNVHDICTSIVERKPAAASLTAAIRVFLVNYYRVAATEEGHARAGHGQGSADIIAAALSMYNPPAAPAE is encoded by the coding sequence GTGCCGCCGCGTTCAAAGCGTTTCTCCGGTGAAGACCTGCCCGATGGCAGCAGCACCCTGGTCATCCGCAACGTCGTCGTTCTGGGCAAGCGCACCAGCCTGCGCATGGAACCGGAAATGTGGGATGCACTGTCGGATGTCGCGGCGCGTGAAGGACATAACGTCCATGACATCTGCACCAGCATCGTGGAAAGGAAGCCCGCCGCCGCATCCCTGACGGCGGCGATCCGGGTTTTCCTAGTGAACTATTACCGCGTTGCCGCGACCGAGGAAGGCCATGCCAGGGCAGGGCACGGGCAGGGCAGTGCCGACATTATCGCTGCCGCCCTGTCCATGTATAACCCGCCGGCTGCCCCTGCAGAATGA
- a CDS encoding pentapeptide repeat-containing protein, whose protein sequence is MTNTSTPARDVEFLRKEFQLHRQWLDGKGGRRAELAFQDLSGLTLKGARLAEAKLAGANLSGCNLEGADLARADLFGADLEGAELTSANLSGADLRGANLHRATLNDVILRGADFRSGTLSDSSGATKRDGAAVLTEARLERAILCSAKLTGCDLTGADLMDADLAGADLSKCVMLGVDLTGANLLGAQLAGTMIDSEILSRGKHLPDGVTTMIASPSRRRIPTAELSAMIDAHEQWIETGGAKGARLDLDMAELDPLVLHGRNLAGARLRRCRLTAADWADNRLEMADLSYSDLTEAVLDGSVLSGATLRRANLSGAHLAGVDLTAKTLSGGRSWPANLDGAILRGADLTNAILSGAILRKADLAGAIVTGVNMRGADLAGATRAGDGDAKQRRRLRRFVQPPLAVGSRKGTARTRNWSFGGLAIDADPALYQEGELVTLLVAAPGAGDPVPVQARVMALDATTRSVSVKFEPLTPELKTYLNGLVAPRYRLA, encoded by the coding sequence ATGACCAACACGAGCACGCCCGCCCGCGATGTGGAATTCCTTCGCAAGGAATTTCAGCTTCACCGTCAATGGCTTGACGGCAAGGGCGGTCGGCGTGCCGAACTGGCTTTCCAGGATCTGTCGGGCCTGACGCTGAAGGGCGCGCGCCTGGCCGAGGCGAAGCTGGCAGGGGCTAACCTTTCAGGCTGCAACCTGGAAGGTGCAGATTTGGCCCGTGCCGACCTGTTCGGCGCCGATCTGGAAGGGGCGGAACTAACCAGTGCCAACCTGTCTGGCGCCGATCTGCGAGGTGCAAATCTGCATCGCGCCACCCTCAACGATGTCATTCTACGTGGTGCGGATTTCCGGTCTGGCACGTTGTCAGACAGCAGCGGTGCCACCAAACGTGACGGTGCTGCCGTCCTGACGGAGGCGCGGCTGGAACGCGCCATCCTGTGTTCGGCGAAATTGACGGGCTGCGACCTGACGGGTGCAGATCTTATGGATGCCGATCTGGCCGGGGCCGACCTGTCCAAGTGCGTCATGCTGGGTGTCGACCTGACGGGGGCTAATCTGTTGGGTGCGCAACTGGCTGGCACCATGATTGACAGCGAGATACTGTCGCGTGGCAAGCATCTGCCGGACGGGGTGACGACTATGATCGCCTCGCCCAGCCGGCGGCGCATCCCGACGGCGGAACTGTCGGCCATGATTGATGCCCATGAACAATGGATCGAAACCGGCGGGGCCAAGGGCGCGCGGCTGGATCTGGACATGGCGGAACTTGACCCGCTGGTCCTGCACGGCCGCAATCTGGCTGGTGCCCGTCTGCGTCGCTGCCGTCTGACTGCTGCCGACTGGGCCGATAACCGGCTGGAAATGGCCGATCTGTCCTATAGCGACCTGACGGAGGCCGTGCTGGACGGGTCCGTCCTGTCGGGGGCCACCTTGCGCCGGGCCAACCTGTCGGGTGCGCATCTGGCCGGCGTGGACCTGACGGCCAAGACGCTTTCGGGCGGGCGCAGCTGGCCCGCCAATCTGGACGGGGCCATCCTGCGGGGTGCCGACCTGACCAATGCCATCCTGTCCGGGGCCATCCTGCGCAAGGCCGATCTGGCGGGCGCCATCGTCACCGGCGTCAATATGCGCGGTGCAGATCTGGCCGGTGCCACCCGCGCCGGCGATGGCGATGCCAAGCAGCGCCGCCGCCTGCGCCGTTTCGTGCAGCCGCCCCTGGCCGTGGGCAGCCGCAAGGGAACGGCCCGCACCCGCAACTGGTCCTTCGGCGGGCTGGCCATCGATGCCGATCCCGCCCTTTATCAGGAAGGCGAACTGGTCACGCTGCTGGTGGCCGCACCGGGGGCGGGTGACCCGGTTCCGGTGCAGGCGCGGGTTATGGCGCTGGACGCCACTACCCGTTCCGTGTCAGTGAAATTCGAGCCGCTGACGCCCGAGTTGAAGACCTATCTCAACGGGCTGGTGGCACCGCGTTACCGCCTGGCCTGA
- the coaE gene encoding dephospho-CoA kinase (Dephospho-CoA kinase (CoaE) performs the final step in coenzyme A biosynthesis.), which yields MIILGLTGSIGMGKSTAASMLRRLGCPVHDADASVHKLYARGGKAVPAIQGLFPDVVKNGSVDRAALATAVLGRPDALKRLEAAVHPLTRADADDFLKRCARRGVPVAVMDIPLLYETKGEQRVDAVIVVTAPAWLQRQRVLARPGMNAAKLANILARQVPDAEKRRRADFVVPTGLGRRLTLLHLRRIVVAMKQRQGRVWSPTRKV from the coding sequence ATGATCATCCTGGGCCTGACCGGTTCCATTGGCATGGGAAAGTCCACGGCGGCCAGCATGCTGCGCCGCCTGGGTTGTCCCGTCCATGATGCCGATGCCAGTGTCCACAAGCTTTATGCGCGGGGTGGCAAGGCTGTTCCGGCCATCCAAGGCCTGTTTCCTGATGTGGTGAAGAACGGGTCTGTGGACCGGGCCGCCCTGGCCACCGCTGTGCTGGGTCGGCCTGACGCCCTGAAACGGCTGGAGGCGGCGGTGCATCCGCTGACCCGTGCCGATGCCGATGACTTCCTGAAACGCTGCGCCCGGCGTGGTGTGCCCGTGGCCGTCATGGACATCCCCCTTCTCTATGAAACAAAGGGGGAGCAGCGAGTGGATGCGGTGATCGTTGTGACGGCACCCGCCTGGCTGCAGCGTCAGCGCGTGCTGGCCCGACCCGGCATGAATGCCGCGAAACTGGCCAATATTCTGGCGCGGCAGGTGCCGGATGCGGAAAAACGCCGGCGGGCGGATTTTGTCGTGCCGACAGGTTTGGGCCGACGCTTGACGCTGCTGCACCTGCGCCGCATCGTGGTGGCCATGAAACAGCGTCAGGGCCGCGTCTGGTCGCCGACACGAAAGGTTTAA